The genomic segment GCACCACGATGCGGTCGGCGAGCCGCGCCGCCTCTTCGAGATTGTGGGTGACGTAGACCGCGCCCATGCCGCCATCGGCAAGCAGGCGGATGAAATCCTCCATCAAGAGCTCGCGGGTCTGCGAATCCAGCGCTGACAGCGGCTCGTCCATCAAGAGGATCGCGGGCCTCACCGCAAGCGCGCGCGAGATGCCGACGCGCTGGCGCATGCCGCCGGAGAGCTGCTTGGGATAGGTCTGGCGAAAATCGGTGAGGCCGGTGCGGCGCAGCGCATCCTCCACCAGGGCGCGGCGCTGCGCGGCCGAGAGCTGGGTGTGCAGCAGCGGGAATTCGACGTTTTCCTCGACCGTGGCCCAGGGCAGCAGCGCAAAGTCCTGGAACACGAAGGTCAGCGGATTGAGACTATCCGCCGGCGGCGCGCCGCGCAGCTCCGGCGCGCCGGAGGTCGGCTGCAACAGCCCGCCGAGGATCGACAGCAGCGTGCTCTTGCCGCAGCCGGAGGGCCCCACGATCGCCACCACCTCGCCGGCACCGACGGTGAAAGAGACGTCGTCGAGCACGGCGAGATCGCCGAAGCGATGGGTGATGTGGTTGGCGATCAGGTCCATGCGATGAGCCCGCTTTCTTCACCCTCCCCTGGAGGGGGAGGGTCGGTTTGCATGCAGCGAAGCGAAATGCAAACCGGGGTGGGGTGACGGTCCATCCGCAAGGATACTGACAGCGCTTGCTCTCGAACTTCCCGCGAAGAGTTTGAGCAAACGACGGACAGACCGCCGCCGTGGCTCACCCCACCCCGCTCGCTCCGGACGATGCTGCGCATCGCCGGCGCGATCGACCCTCCCCCTCCAGGGGAGGGTGGCAGATCGTCCGCCGCGAGAGACTGCACCATCAGCATCAATCCGCCTTCACGAATTCCTTCACAATGATCGCATCCGCATCAAAGCCCTTGTCGGCAAAGCCCTGCTCCTGCAGCCATTTGATCTGGTTGTCGACGTTCTTGACGTCGAGCTTGCCCTCGGGGTCGATATAGGCGCAGTTGCCGACCACCTGTTCGACCGGCAGGTTGGTGTACTTGGCGATGATCTCCAGGAGCGGCCTGGTCTTGTCGTTGATCGGGGCGACACCGTCCTTCATCGCGGCGAGGATGACGTCGTGATATTCGCGGTCGGCTTTCGCGAGCACGCCGAGGAATTTCGTCACCAGCGCCTTGTTGGCCAGCGTCTTCGGCGACGCGAATACCGCGCCCAGCTGCCACGGCGTCTCGTCGCCGACCCAGCCCAAAAATTTCGCGCCACCCTCGTCCATCAGCTTTCGCGCGGTCGAGATCGGGAGCAAGGCGGCATCGACGGTCTCGCCCTTGAGCGCGGCGGCGGCATTCGACAGCGATTGCAGCGGCACGATCTTCACGTCCGCCAGCTTGAAGCCGTATTTGTCGGCGAGCAGGCCGAGCGAATAGTGGAAGCTCGATCCGACCTGCGTCATCGCCACGCGCTTGCCGGCGAGGTCCTTCGGTGTCTTCAGGCCGCTCGCATAGGCGTTGTTGCTGGCGAAATAGCCGATCAAGGGGTAGCCGGGCTTCTCGCGGCTCATGCCGCCGATCACCTTCAGCACTCCCTTGCCGGCGAGATTGTAGAGCCCGGCGGTGAAGGCGGTGACGCCGAAATCGACGTCGCCCGAGGTGGTGGCGACCGCAATCGGCTGCGCTGCGTCGAAGAACTTCAGCTCGATATCCAGGCCGGCCTCACGGAAATAGCCCTTGTCCAGCGCGATGAAGACCGGCGCCGACGAAGACAGGCGGAGCACGCCGATCTTGGCTTTCAGCGCATCCTCGGCCCGCGCCGTGCCCATTGCCATGATCGCCATCAGGCCCGCTACCGCGAGCCGCGCAATCCCGATCATCCCGTTTCCTCCGCTTTGTCTTGCAGTGCGTCACAGGCCTTCGGGCACCGCCTGGTCCCCTCCGATGAAGGCGCCCTGTTGTTTCAACGTTTCCTGCAACTTTTCAATGGGGATTTCGCGTGGAATTCGGTTTCCGGACAGCGCCAGCGCGGCGGCGGAACCGGCGGCCTCACCCATCGCGAAGCAGGCCCCGGAGACCCGCGCCGCCGACTGTCCCTCATGGGTCATCGAGGCACAGCGGCCGGCGACCAGGAGATTGTCGACGCCTTCAGGGACCAGCATCCGGTAAGGCAGCTCGTTGTAGCCGCGCGATTCCGGGATCGGCGGGAAGGTGAAGACGACGTCACCGGGCACATGGGCCTCGATCGGCCAGCCGTTGACGCCGATGCAATCGGCGAACGAGGCACAGCCGAGCACGTCCTCACCGCTGAGCTGGTAGCCGCCTTTGATGCGGCGGGTCTCGCGGATGCCGAGCTGTGGCGGCAGGTCGACGATGTAGGACTTCTCAAACCCCGGCACCGCGCTGCGCAGGAATTCATACGCGGCGAGCGCCTGCTTGCGCCCCTCGATCTCGCCGCGGGTGAGATCGTCGGGCTCGATTCCGTTGATGGCGTGACCATCCTCGCGCGCCACCTGGGTGAAATTCACCCGCCATTCGATGCCGGATTTCTGTGGCCGCACGATCGCGCTTTTCCGCGGAAATCTGTGCGTGCCGGCGGCGATCGCCTTCTCCATCAATTGCGGAATGGTGCGCCAGGCCTCGCCGGCCTTGGCGGGATCGATGCCGTTGAGCCGCAGCATCATCGAAGGATACAGGGGATGGCCATGCTCGTCGCCGACCTCGAACGGCGCGCCGGCCCACACGGCGAGATCGCCGTCGCCGGAACAGTCGATGAAGATCTCCGCGCGCACCGCCTGGCGGCCGGCCCTGGTCTCCACCAGCATCGCGTTGATGCGACGCTCACCAGCCATGACGACGCCGGCGCCGAGGGCATGGAACAGGATATTCACCTTGTGGCTAGCCAGCAGCTCGTCGGCCGCGATCTTGTAGGCGGCGGTGTCGTAGGCCTGGGCAAACACCTTGCCCAGGATCAGATGCGGCGCGTTGAGACCGTTCAAGCGATCGATCCGCGCCAGCAGCTCCGAGGCCAGACCCTGCACCAGCCGCCGGTGCTCGCCATGGACGTTGCCGTGCAGGCCGCAGAAGTTGGTGACGCCGGCCGCGGTGCCCATGCCGCCGAGAAAGCCGTAGCGCTCGATCAGCAGCGTTTTCCGTCCCGCGCGCGCCGCTGCGGCCGCCGCCACGATGCCGGCCGGGCCGCCGCCGAGCACGACGACTTCATATTCGCCGTAGAGCGGTACTTTGCGCGCTGGTTCATCGATCGTCATGGCCGGCATGGCGCGTTCCTTCCCGGAATCTGGTTCGAACTGGATCACGACTTAGCCGGCGGTCCTCATGCCCGCAAGATCGCGGTTGCTCGCCATCGGTGAACCTGAGACAAGTGCGGCCATGAATTCGATCATCGTCAGGTACTGCTTCGCCGCTTCTATTGCCCTCGCGCTCACGGCCCTTCCCGCCGCAGCCGTGGAGCAAAACTGCCGCTTCATCCCGGCCAAGGCCGATCGCGAAGCCTGCTACAAGAGGCAGGAGGAAGAACTTGCGGCGAAGCGCAAGCCGGCCGCGCCGGCGGCTGAGAGCACGACGCTCGAAACGCTGCGCCAATTGCGCCAGGACGACGACGCCGTCTACCGCAGCATCAACAATATCTGCCGCGGCTGCTGACGCCTAACCTTTGCCACCGCCCCAGTTCGCCGCCCGTTTCTCTGCGAACGACGCAAGCCCTTCCGCCGCCTCGGCGCTCTGGCGCTTGAGCGAGTGCAATTGCACGAGCCGCGTATACGCCGCATCGTCCACCGCCATGCCGCCGAACGAGCTCTCCAGCGCGAGTCGCTTGGTCTCGGCCATCGCCTCGGGTCCGTTGGCGAGCAGCTGCTCGACCACCTTGACGCCTGCGGCCTCGAGATCGGCGAGCGGCACCACCTCGTGGACGAGGCCGATGCGGCGGGCATCTTCGGCGCCGAAGCGTTCGCCGGTCAGCGCGTAGCGACGGACCTGGCGGACGCCGATGGCATCGCAGAGCTGCGGGATGATGATCGCTGCGGTCAGGCCCCAGCGCACCTCGGTGATCGAGAACAGGGCGTTGTCGGCGGCAATCACGACGTCGCAGGCCGCGATGACGCCGGTACCGCCCCCGAAGCAGCCGCCCTGCACCAGCGCGACGGTGGGAATCGGCAACGTGTTGAGCCGCTGCACGGCTTCGAACGTCGCCCGCGAGGCCGCCTCGTTCGCCTCGCTCGATTGCGGCCGCACGCTGTTGATCCATTTGAGGTCGGCGCCGGCCTGGAAGTGCTTGCCGTTGCCCCGGAGCACGACGACGCGCAGATTGGGCTTGCTGCCGAGGTCGTCCATGGCCGCGAGCACGCCTGAGATCAGCGCGGCGTCATAGGCATTGTTGACCTCCGGCCGGTTCAACGTGACGGTCGCAACCCCGCGTTCATCGAGGCTCCACAGGACGGGGCTGGCAGTCATCGGCGGTCCTCCGGTTGTTTGCCGCGCACTATGGCTGAGGGCGCGTGCCCTGATCCATATCTTTCCGGCGTAGGGCGGCCGCGTCCATCGCATGGCGGCTTGTGTCATGCTGGCTGCGGGCGACACCACGGGATGGATACGGGATATCAATATGCGCATCTGCATTTTCGGCGCAGGCGCCGTCGGCAGCCACATTGCGGTACGGCTGGCGCGCGCCGGCCATGAGGTCAGTTGCGTGATGCGGGGGGCGCATCTGGAGGCGGCCCGCGCCAATGGCCTCAAGCTGCGCGTCGGCGATTCCGAGGTCGGTGCCAAGGTGAACGCGTCAGGCGATCCGGCCCAGCTCGGCCCGCAGGACGTCGTGATCTCGACCTTGAAGGCGACCGCGCTTCAGGGGCTGGTTTCCAGCATCAAGCCGCTGCTCCAGGACGACACTGCGATCGTGTTTGCGCAGAACGGCATTCCCTGGTGGTACGGCATCGGCCTGCCGCCGCGGCACCCGGCGCCGCCGGACATTTCATTCCTCGATCCCGGCGGGCGCCTGCGCGCCTGCATCCCGAAGGAACGGATCGTCGGCGGCGTGGTCTTCTCATCCAACGAGGTGATCGCGCCCGGCGTGGTGCAGAACCTGACGCCGGACCGCAACCGTCTCCTGATCGGCGAGTGCGACGACCGCAATTGCGAGCGCATCACCAGGCTGCGCGGTGTCTTCAACGACGCGCGGCTGGAATCGCCGCCGGTCGCCGAGATCCGCGAGGCGATCTGGTCAAAGCTGCTGACCAACATGTCGCTGTCGGTGCTGTGCCTGCTCACCGGCCAGACCGCGCGCGGCGTGCGCGACGACCCCGCCTTCACGGAGGTGATTCCGCGCATGCTGAACGAGGCCAACGAGATCGCCCAATACTTCATTCCCGAGGTCAAGCGCGTCAGCCGCAGCGGCCCTGCCCCCAACCACAAACCATCGCTGCTGCAGGATTACGAGCTCGGCCGCGCCATGGAGATCGACGTGCTGGTGAAGGCGCCCCAGGCCTTCGCGCGCACCGCCGGCCTGTCGACGCCGACGCTCGACCTGATCGCCGCGCTCGCCATCCAGAAGGCGCGCGACAGGGGGCTCTACTCGGCGTGAGTCTCAGGCGAGCGCGTCGATCCAGGCCGCGAGCGTGTCCAGCACCTCGGTGAGCGCCTCGTCATTGGTACGGCCGGATTTCTTCAGCACCGCGAAGGAATGGTCGCCGCCTGCGACCTCATGCAGCGTCGCCTTCGGGCCGAGCTTCTCGACGACAGGCTTGAGGTAGCTCAGATCGGCAAGCTCGTCGCGCGTGCCTTGCAGGAACAGCATGGGGATCGCGATGGCGGCAAGGTGTTCGGCGCGCTCGGATGACGGCTTCTTGGCGGCATGGAGGGGAAAGCCGAGAAAAGCGAGCCCTTTGACATCGGGCAGCGGCGACTTCGACTGCGCCTGCGAGGTCATGCGGCCGCCGAAGGATTTCCCACCGGCGACAAGCTTCAGCCCGGGACAGAGCCGCGCCGCCTCCGCGACCGCTGCGCGGATGCTCGCGTGTGCGATGGCGGGCGGATCAGGACGCCCCTTCTTCGCTTCCATGTAGGGAAAATTGAAGCGGAACGTCGCAATGCCGCGCTCGGCAAGGCCGGCTGCGACCTTCTCCATGAAGGAATGCCGCATGTCGGCCCCGGCGCCATGCGCCAGCACGTAGCAGGCGCGCGCATGCTCCGGCTGCGTCAGGATCGCCGAGACAGTGCCGATGCGCTCGATGTCGAGCTTGAGCTCGCGCCTCTGGACCAAGACTGGATGTTCCCGATGAGTCCCGCAACAGATACCCGCGCGACCGCGCTCTGGAAACATCAATCTTCGCGCGTGCTCGGCGCGCATGCCGTAACGCGCGGGAGCCGTCAGCTGACCCGCCGTTCCCGCCCCTCCCAGAACGGCCTGCGAAGCTCGCGCTTCAGCACCTTGCCGGCGCCCGACAGCGGCAGCGGCGTCTCGGTGATCTCGATGCTGCGGGGACATTTGTAGCCGGCAATCAGCGTCTTCGTGAACTCGATCAGCTCGCCGGTCGAGACCTCCACGCCACTGCGTTTGACCACGACGGCATGGACCTGCTCTCCCCATTGCTCATTGGGAATTCCGATCACGGCGCATTGCAGCACCGACGGATGCTGCGCCAGCGCGTTCTCGACCTCGACCGAGTACACATTCTCGCCGCCCGAGATGATCATGTCCTTCACGCGGTCGACGACATAGATGAACCCGTCCTCGTCCATGTAGCCGCCGTCGCCCGTGTGCATCCAGCCGTCGACGACGGCGCGCGCGGTCTCCTCCGGCCGTTCCCAATAGCCCATCATCACGGTGTCGCCGCGCACCACGATCTCGCCGACGGCGCCCGCCGGCAGCGGCTGGTCGTTCTCGTCGACGATCCGTACCTCGCAGCCGAGCGTGGCACGGCCGGCACCGCGATGGCGCCCCTTCCTGCGCCCCTCCCCGACATGCTCGTCGGGGTGCAGCAGCGTCGCGATCGGCGACAATTCGGTCATGCCATAGGCCTGCGTGAAGCGCACATGCGGCAGTGCGCGCGCGGCACGGTCGAGCACCGCCTCGCTGATCGGCGAGGCCCCGTAGATGATGTTCTTCAGGGACGACAGGTCGTAGTTGCCGATCGCGGGGTGATCGACGAACATCTGGATCATCGTGGGCACCAGCAGCACGTCGGTGACGCGCTCGTTCTGCATCGCAGCCATCACGCCTTCGGGCGTGAAGCCCTGAACGATCACGTTCGAGCCGCCGGAGAGCAGCAGCGAATACATCGCCGCCCCGTTGGCAAGGTGAAACATCGGGGCCGCATGCAGGTAGATCGCGCTCGCCGGAAACAGGCCTTCGCCGAGTGCGTTGAGCGCATTGGCCATCAGATTCTGGTGGCTGAGCATCACGCCTTTGGAACGGCCGGTGGTGCCGCCGGTGTAGAAGATGCCGGCGAGATCGTCGCCCTTGCGCATGGCATCGGGCACCGGAGCGCTGCCCGCAACCAGATCCTCATAGCTCTCCATCCCCGCCGGCGCCTCGCCATCATCGGCATAGATCAGCGTCAGCCCCGGAATGGCGCCTGCGAGCTGCGCGCCGACCTGCGCAAAGGCTTTGTCGACCAGCAGAACGGACGCGCGGCAGTCGCGCAGCGCATCCTCGTTTTCCAGAGCGCTCCAGCGGATGTTGAGCGGCACGATCACGCCGCCCGCCCAGCCGGTTGCCAGATAGAGCTCGAGATAGCGGTCCGAGTTGAAGGACAGCACCGCAACACGGTCGCCGTCCCTGACGCCGCGCGTGCGCAGGCCGCCGGCCAGCCTTGTAACGCGCTCGCCGAGTTCGCCCCAACTCCGCCGCCGCTGGCCATAGAATGTGGCCAGCCCATTCGGATTGATCTGCAGCGCCCTGCGCAGTCCGTGCGTGATGTTCATCCCGTTCCTCCTCCCGTGCGTTTCTTCCCTGTTGTTTTGCGTCCTGAGTTGCGCCCTTGCGGCGCCCTCGGCGTCTTCTTTGTCATCTGCAGCCGAACCTCGGCCGCCAAGCCGTCCGTCAGCCGCACCGTGAACTCGTCGGCGATTGCGGTCGGCGACAGCTTGCCCTCCCGCCGATACCAATGGCCGATCCAATTGAGCGAACCCGCGATCGCGAAGGCTGCAAGCTTGGGATCGCAAGGCCTGATCGAACCGTCGGCAATGCCTGCGGCAATGTATCGCCGGAAGGTGGCGTCGATCCGCCTCTTGGCGGCGCGCGCGATACCGGCGTTCCGCTCGGTCAGGTCGCGCAAATCGAAACGCACGAGACTCGCGCCGAAATCGGTCGCCATCAGTTCGGCATAGGCGTGCACCAGCTTGCGCAGCTTGGCGAGACCCGAACCACCGCCGGCGTTGATCTCCGTGATCACGCCGTCGACGAGTTCGGCGCCCATCGACCAGCATTCGAACAGGATCTCGTCCTTGCCCCGGAAGTAATTGTACAGCGCGGGCTTGGTAATGTTCAGCCGGTCCGCGACCTCGTTCAGCGTCACGCGATGGTAGCCCTGCTCCAGGAACAGTTGCACGGCGGCGCGCAGCACCGCCTCGCGCTTCTCGTCACGGGCGCGGCGCCGGCTCTCGAACGGCAGCCAGGGCGAAGGCGATGAAGGCGGAGCGGGCGGCGCTGAGTCCATGGTCGATCGGTTGACTCTGGTGGAGATCGGGCGATATGTTACCCATGGGTAAGAAAAAGTCCAATGGGTAATTTATTGGGAGGAAGCGATGTCTGACGTCGTCGTCGCCGGGGTCGGCATGATCCCGTTCGCCAAGCCGGGCGCCAGCGCGCCCTATCACGAGATGGGGACGGAAGCGGTCAAGCTCGCGCTCGCCGACGCCGGCCTCGGCTACGAGAAGGTCGAGCAGGCCTATGTCGGATACGTCTACGGCGACTCCACCTGCGGGCAGCGCGCGCTCTACCCTGTCGGAATGACCGGTATCCCCATCGTCAACGTCAACAACAATTGCTCGACCGGTTCGACCGCGCTGTTCATGGCGCGGCAGATGATCGCAAGCGGGGCGCTGGATTGCGTGCTGGCGGTCGGCTTCGAGCAGATGAAACCCGGCGCGCTCGGCAGCGTCTACACCGATCGCCCGAGCGCGTTCGAGGACTTCGACGCCGCCGCGGACCAGCTGATCGACGCCCCCGGCATTCCGCTGGCGCTGCGCTATTTCGGCGGCGCCGGGCTCAGCCACATGAAGAAATACGGCACGCCGCTCGACGCCTTCGCCAAGGTGCGCGCCAAGGCGAGCCGACACGCCAGGAACAATCCGCTCGCGCTTTTCCGCAAGGAAGTCACGGCGGACGACGTGATGAACGACCAGGTGATCTGGCCGGGCGTGATGACGCGCCTGATGGCGTGCCCGCCGACCTGCGGCGGCGCCGCCGCCGTGCTGGTCTCCGAGCGGTTTGCGGACAAGCATGGCATCGGCAAAGAGGTACGCATCGCGGCGCAGGCCATGACCACCGATACGCCCTCGACCTTCAAGGCCGGCGACATGATGCAGCTGGTCGGCTACGACATGGCAAGAGAGGCGGCCAGCCGGGTTTATGAGAGCGCCGGCATCGGCCCCGGCGATCTCGACGTGGTCGAGCTGCACGACTGCTTCGCCCATAACGAGCTCATCACCTACGAGGCGCTCGGCCTTTGCGGCGAGGGTGAAGCCGGCAAGTTCATCAATGACGGCGACAACACCTATGGCGGCCGGATCGTGACCAATCCGTCCGGCGGATTGCTGTCCAAGGGACATCCGCTCGGCGCCACCGGGCTTGCGCAGTGCTACGAGCTGACGCGGCAATTGCGCGGCACGGCAGGCTCCACGCAAGTCGAGGGTGCGAAGGTCGCGCTCCAGCACAATCTGGGCCTCGGCGGCGCCTGCGTCGTCACGCTCTACAAGCGGCACTGATAGCGGCCATGGTCGACCAGTCCGCCGTAGGGCGCAGCTTCACGCCGGTCACCGCGCGCGTCGAGCCCGGCCGTCTCCGCTACTTCCTCAACACGCTGGGTGAACAGAATCCGGTCTACCGCAATGCGGACGCTGCGCGGGCGGCCGGATTCGCCGGCACCCCAGTGCCGCCGACCTATTTGTTCTGCCTGGAGATGATGGACGTCGACGATCCCTTCGAAATGTTCACCGCGCTCGGCATCGATCTCGCCCGCGTGTTGCATGGCGAGCAGAGCTTCGCCTATCACGCGCCGGTTCTGGTCGGCGACACCCTGACGTTTCGGCCGCGCGTCACCAGCGTGACGGACAAGAAGGGCGGCGCGATGACGCTGATCGGCGTCCGATGCGAGGTGACCAACCAGGACGGCGTGCATGTCGCCGATACCGCGCGCACCATCGTGGTCCGCAACGAGGTGGCGCCATGACAGCATCCGGAGACATCAAGGCCGGCGACCGCATCGTCCACAAGGTCTTTCCGCCGATCACCCGCCACACGCTCGCGCTTTATTGCGGTGCATCGGGCGATCATAATCCGATCCACGTGGATATCGACTTCGCCAGGACGGCGGGATTTCCCGATGTGTTCGCCCACGGCATGCTGGTGATGGCCTATCTCGGGCAGGCCCTCACGGACGTGGTGCCGCCATCGAGGCTCCGCAGCTTTGCGACCCGGTTCGTCGCCTCACCCAGCTTGGCGCCAAGCTGACGTGCGAGGGCACCGTAACGGAGCTGTTCGCCGAGAATGGCGAGCGCCGCGCAAGGCTCGCGCTCACCTCCAAGGACGATCGCGGCGAGGTCAAGCTCGAAGGCAGCGCCGTCATCGCGCTGTGACAGCAAGAGGACTCATTCAAATGACAAAACTGCAGGGAAAGGTCGCGCTCGTCACCGGCTCGGGCCGCGGCATCGGGCGCGCGATCGCACTCAAGCTGGCGCGCGAAGGCGCCAGGGTCGTCGTCAACGACCTCGATGCCGAGCCCGGCAACGCCGTGGTCGCGGAGATCGAGGCGCTCGGCGGCAACGCCACTGCCGTGAACGGCAGCGTCGCGGAGGCGGGCTTCGCCGATCGCTTCGTCGGCGCCGCGCTGGACAAGTTCGGCGGGCTCGACATCATCGTCAACAATGCCGGCTTCACCTGGGACTCCACCATCCAGAAGATGACCGACGAGCAGTTCCAGGCCATGCTCGACGTCCATCTCGTCGCGCCGTTCCGGATCCTGCGCGCGGCCGCCGAACCGATCCGCGTCTTTGCCCGGAAGGAGGCCGAGGAAGGGCGCGAGGTGTTCCGGAAGGTCGTGAACATCTCCTCCATCGCAGGCCTCTACGGCAATGCCGGGCAGGCCAGCTATTCCTCGGCCAAGGCTTCGCTGATCGGATTGACCCGAACCATGTGCAAGGAGTGGGGCCGCTACAAGGTCAACGTCAATTGCGTCGCCTTTGGCCTCATCAACACCCGCCTGACCCAGCCGATCGAGGCGCAGCAGAAGACCATCGACGTCGCCGGCCGCGACATCAAAGTCGGCGTGCAGCCGCACATGCTCGAAGCCATGTCGCGCATGATCCCGCTCGGCCGCGGCGGTACGCCGGAAGAGGCGGCCGACGCCGTCTATCTGTTCTGCAGTCCGGAATCCAATTATATCAGCGGTCAGATGGTCGTCGCCGGCGGCGGCCTGATTGTGTGAGAGCGAGGCGCTGATGCATTATCGATCGTCCTGGATGACCGAAGAGCTGGACACGTTCCGCGACCAGTTCCGCAAATATCTCGCCAAGGACCTGGCCCCGCATGCCGAGAAGTGGCGCGAGCAGAAGATGGTCGACCGCTTCGCCTGGCGCGGGCTCGGCGAGATGGGCGCGCTGCTCGCGAGCGTGCCGGAGGAATATGGCGGCCTCGGCGCCACCTTCGCCTATGACGCCGCCGTGCTCGACGATCTCGAGAGCACGGTGCCGGAGCTGACCACCGGCGTCTCCGTGCACAGCGCCATTGTCGCGCACTACATCCTCAATTACGGCTCGGAGGAGCAGAAGAAACGCTGGCTGCCGAAGATGGCGTCCGGCGAGATGGTCGGCGCCATCGCCATGACCGAGCCCGGGACCGGCTCGGACCTGCAAGCCGTCAAGACCACGGCCAAGAAGCAGGGCAATTCCTACGTCATCAACGGCCAGAAGACCTTCATCACCAACGGCCAGGCCGCCGATCTCGTCATCGTGGTCGCGCGCACCGGCGAAGTCGGCGCGAAAGGCATTTCGCTGATCGCGGTCGAGACCGCAGGCGCGGACGGCTACAAACGCGGGCGCAACCTCGACAAGATCGGCCTGCACGCCTCCGACACCTCGGAGCTGTTCTTCGACAACGTGACGGTGCCGCCGGAAAACCTGCTCGGCAAGGAGGAGGGCCAGGGTTTCGTCCAGCTGATGCAGCAATTGCCGCAGGAGCGGCTTGCGCTCGCGGTCGGCGCCGTGGCCTCGATGGAGCGCGCGGTCAAGCTCACCACCGACTACACCAAGGAGCGGAAGGCGTTCGGCAAGCCGCTGATGGATTTCCAGAACACCGCCTTCACGCTGGCCGAGCGCAAGACCGAGGCGATGATCGCGCGCGTCTTCGTCGATTGGTGCATCGAGCGCCTGGTCGCGAAAGACCTCGACACCGTGACGGCCTCGATGGCGAAATATTGGTGCTCGGAGAAGCAGGTCGAGACCGCCGACGAATGCCTGCAGCTGTTCGGCGGCTACGGCTACATGCAGGAATACCCGATCTCGCGCATCTTCATCGATTCCCGCATCCAGAAGATCTATGGCGGCACCAACGAGATCATGAAGCTGCTGATCGCCAGATCCTTATAAGGTCAGGTCGCTGTAGATCACCGCGCGCGCCAGTCGCGCGGCCGGCAGCCGAAGCGCTGCTTGAAGCGGCGGGTGAAGTGGGAGAGGTCCGAGAAGCCCCAGTCGAACGCGATGGCGCCGATCGCCTGGTCCGCCTTCGCAGGATCGCTGAGGTCACGTGCCGCGCCGTCCAACCTTCGATCCATGACGTAGTCCGAGAATGTGGTGCCTGCGCGCTCGAACAATTTGTGCACGTAGCGCTCGCTGATGCCGATGGCACGCGCGACGTCCGCAACCGCAAGGCGCTGCTCGGAGAGCCGCTCATGCACGGCGCGGCGGAGGGCGAGCGCGGTCGCGTCGGCAAAGCTGGCGGCCTCGGCCGTCTGCGCACGCGCGCGGCGCGACAGGCTCAGCGCGACAAGATCGAGCAGCACGCCGAACAGCCTGACGGCTTCGCCTTCCGTCATCCGCAGCGCGGCGGCATTCAGCGTTCGCGCGGTCTCGACGATGAGATGGCCGACGAAGGGATCGTCGGACACACGCTCCACCCTGAAGTCGAAGGATGGCGGCAGCCGATCACGCAGCTCGCGCGAAGGCACCCAGAAGGATGCAACCTGCAGCGTCGGCCCGCGATCATGCAACAAGGTCACTTCCCGGTCGCTGTCGCAGATGCCGACCTGACCGCGCGACAGGCTGACGTCGCAGCCGCCCTGGACCACGCGGCAGCGGCCGGCTAGCTTGAAGTTCAGATAGAAGCAGCTTTCGGTCGACGCAGCGATATCGGCGCGCGAGCGATGCACGGTGTGCTCGGGAAAGACCACGCGGTTGATGGCACCGCTGCCGATCTTGATCGCCTCGACCTTGGCCGGGAAGCGTGAGGTGGTTGCCGATTCCGGCGTCAGGTTCATGAATGCCTGGCAGATCGCTTCGCGATAGTAGGAGAACTGCTCCTCCGGCCGCGTCTCGCCGGTGTCCCAGACCAAACGGCG from the Bradyrhizobium sp. WBAH42 genome contains:
- a CDS encoding long-chain fatty acid--CoA ligase, translated to MNITHGLRRALQINPNGLATFYGQRRRSWGELGERVTRLAGGLRTRGVRDGDRVAVLSFNSDRYLELYLATGWAGGVIVPLNIRWSALENEDALRDCRASVLLVDKAFAQVGAQLAGAIPGLTLIYADDGEAPAGMESYEDLVAGSAPVPDAMRKGDDLAGIFYTGGTTGRSKGVMLSHQNLMANALNALGEGLFPASAIYLHAAPMFHLANGAAMYSLLLSGGSNVIVQGFTPEGVMAAMQNERVTDVLLVPTMIQMFVDHPAIGNYDLSSLKNIIYGASPISEAVLDRAARALPHVRFTQAYGMTELSPIATLLHPDEHVGEGRRKGRHRGAGRATLGCEVRIVDENDQPLPAGAVGEIVVRGDTVMMGYWERPEETARAVVDGWMHTGDGGYMDEDGFIYVVDRVKDMIISGGENVYSVEVENALAQHPSVLQCAVIGIPNEQWGEQVHAVVVKRSGVEVSTGELIEFTKTLIAGYKCPRSIEITETPLPLSGAGKVLKRELRRPFWEGRERRVS
- a CDS encoding TetR/AcrR family transcriptional regulator — translated: MDSAPPAPPSSPSPWLPFESRRRARDEKREAVLRAAVQLFLEQGYHRVTLNEVADRLNITKPALYNYFRGKDEILFECWSMGAELVDGVITEINAGGGSGLAKLRKLVHAYAELMATDFGASLVRFDLRDLTERNAGIARAAKRRIDATFRRYIAAGIADGSIRPCDPKLAAFAIAGSLNWIGHWYRREGKLSPTAIADEFTVRLTDGLAAEVRLQMTKKTPRAPQGRNSGRKTTGKKRTGGGTG
- a CDS encoding lipid-transfer protein, with protein sequence MSDVVVAGVGMIPFAKPGASAPYHEMGTEAVKLALADAGLGYEKVEQAYVGYVYGDSTCGQRALYPVGMTGIPIVNVNNNCSTGSTALFMARQMIASGALDCVLAVGFEQMKPGALGSVYTDRPSAFEDFDAAADQLIDAPGIPLALRYFGGAGLSHMKKYGTPLDAFAKVRAKASRHARNNPLALFRKEVTADDVMNDQVIWPGVMTRLMACPPTCGGAAAVLVSERFADKHGIGKEVRIAAQAMTTDTPSTFKAGDMMQLVGYDMAREAASRVYESAGIGPGDLDVVELHDCFAHNELITYEALGLCGEGEAGKFINDGDNTYGGRIVTNPSGGLLSKGHPLGATGLAQCYELTRQLRGTAGSTQVEGAKVALQHNLGLGGACVVTLYKRH
- a CDS encoding MaoC family dehydratase N-terminal domain-containing protein, whose translation is MVDQSAVGRSFTPVTARVEPGRLRYFLNTLGEQNPVYRNADAARAAGFAGTPVPPTYLFCLEMMDVDDPFEMFTALGIDLARVLHGEQSFAYHAPVLVGDTLTFRPRVTSVTDKKGGAMTLIGVRCEVTNQDGVHVADTARTIVVRNEVAP
- a CDS encoding SDR family NAD(P)-dependent oxidoreductase, producing the protein MTKLQGKVALVTGSGRGIGRAIALKLAREGARVVVNDLDAEPGNAVVAEIEALGGNATAVNGSVAEAGFADRFVGAALDKFGGLDIIVNNAGFTWDSTIQKMTDEQFQAMLDVHLVAPFRILRAAAEPIRVFARKEAEEGREVFRKVVNISSIAGLYGNAGQASYSSAKASLIGLTRTMCKEWGRYKVNVNCVAFGLINTRLTQPIEAQQKTIDVAGRDIKVGVQPHMLEAMSRMIPLGRGGTPEEAADAVYLFCSPESNYISGQMVVAGGGLIV
- a CDS encoding acyl-CoA dehydrogenase family protein, which encodes MHYRSSWMTEELDTFRDQFRKYLAKDLAPHAEKWREQKMVDRFAWRGLGEMGALLASVPEEYGGLGATFAYDAAVLDDLESTVPELTTGVSVHSAIVAHYILNYGSEEQKKRWLPKMASGEMVGAIAMTEPGTGSDLQAVKTTAKKQGNSYVINGQKTFITNGQAADLVIVVARTGEVGAKGISLIAVETAGADGYKRGRNLDKIGLHASDTSELFFDNVTVPPENLLGKEEGQGFVQLMQQLPQERLALAVGAVASMERAVKLTTDYTKERKAFGKPLMDFQNTAFTLAERKTEAMIARVFVDWCIERLVAKDLDTVTASMAKYWCSEKQVETADECLQLFGGYGYMQEYPISRIFIDSRIQKIYGGTNEIMKLLIARSL